The Nostoc sp. 'Lobaria pulmonaria (5183) cyanobiont' DNA window AATAATTTGGAAAACGATTCAATATTTACGCCAGAACAAGTTTTGGAGAATCGGGGTAGGGTCGCCATATTTATTGATGGCTCAAATTTATTTTACGCTGCACTGCAACTAGGGATTGAAATTGATTACACGAAGTTATTATGTCGATTAACAGGAGGTTCTAGATTACTCCGTTCTTTTTTCTACACTGGTGTAGATCGGACAAACGAGAAGCAACAGGGGTTTCTGCTGTGGATGCGTCGCAATGGCTATCGAGTCATTGCTAAAGATTTAGTCCAACTACCAGATGGCTCTAAAAAAGCTAACCTGGATGTAGAAATAGCAGTAGACATGATGGCACTAGTAGATTCTTATGATACCGCAGTTTTAGTTAGCGGTGATGGGGATTTGGCTTATGCGGTAAATTCAGTTAGCTATCGTGGCGTGCGGGTAGAAGTTGTGAGCTTGCGTTCGATGACCAGCGACAGCTTAATTAATGTGAGCGATCGCTACATTGATTTAGAAGCTATCAAAGAAGATATTCAAAAAACCCCTCGCCAAAGCTATCCATACCGACCGTTATCTGGTATCGGTTTTTTGGAAGACCCCAGAACTAGTGACGGACACCTAGAAATCCAAGAATAATGGCGTATCAATTTCATAAAAGAGGGAGATGGGGAAAGAGAAAA harbors:
- a CDS encoding LabA-like NYN domain-containing protein; the protein is MLNNLENDSIFTPEQVLENRGRVAIFIDGSNLFYAALQLGIEIDYTKLLCRLTGGSRLLRSFFYTGVDRTNEKQQGFLLWMRRNGYRVIAKDLVQLPDGSKKANLDVEIAVDMMALVDSYDTAVLVSGDGDLAYAVNSVSYRGVRVEVVSLRSMTSDSLINVSDRYIDLEAIKEDIQKTPRQSYPYRPLSGIGFLEDPRTSDGHLEIQE